The proteins below come from a single Fusobacterium nucleatum genomic window:
- a CDS encoding ABC transporter permease, whose amino-acid sequence MLSKKKDIWIVISLCVLAFYIVFMIYPLGILFKNAVIENNGSFTFAYFTKFLSKNYYFSTIFNSFKVSLAATALTLIIGTPLAYFYNMYKIKGKTFLQIIIILCSMSAPFIGAYSWILLLGRNGLITNTIRNLTGFNVPSIYGFGGILLVLCMQLYPLVFLYVSGALRNIDNSLLEASENMGCTGVRRFFKIIIPLCIPTILAAALMVFMRAFADFGTPLFIGEGYRTFPVEIYNQFMNETGSDKNFASAVSIIAIIITSLIFLLQRYINGKYKFTMNALHPIEAKEVKGIKSILIHLYCYLIVFISYAPQLYVIYTSFQNTSGKLFTKGYSLKSYTEAFSKVGNAIQNTFFIGGLALILIIVISILIAYLVVRRNNFMNRTIDTLSMVPYVIPGSVVGIALVSAFNKKPFVLVGTFLIMVISLIIRRNAYTIRSSVAILQQIPVSIEEAAISLGASRMKSFFKITTPMMMNGIISGALLSWITIITELSSSIILYNYKTITLTLQIYVYVSRGSYGIAAAMSAILTLMTVISLLIFMRVSKNKNVMM is encoded by the coding sequence ATGCTAAGTAAGAAAAAAGATATATGGATAGTAATTTCATTATGTGTTTTAGCATTTTATATAGTGTTTATGATTTATCCTTTGGGAATTCTATTTAAAAATGCAGTTATTGAAAATAATGGAAGTTTTACTTTTGCTTATTTTACAAAATTTTTAAGTAAAAATTATTATTTTTCTACTATATTTAATTCATTTAAAGTTAGTTTAGCTGCAACAGCTCTAACTTTAATAATAGGAACACCTTTGGCATATTTCTATAATATGTATAAAATAAAAGGGAAAACTTTTTTACAAATTATAATAATATTATGTAGTATGTCTGCCCCATTTATAGGAGCTTATTCCTGGATTTTATTATTAGGAAGAAATGGATTGATTACTAATACAATTAGAAATTTAACAGGTTTTAATGTCCCTAGTATATATGGATTTGGAGGAATTTTACTTGTTTTATGTATGCAACTTTATCCTTTGGTTTTTCTATATGTTTCAGGAGCTCTAAGAAACATTGATAATTCATTATTAGAAGCTAGTGAAAATATGGGGTGTACAGGAGTAAGAAGATTTTTTAAAATAATTATTCCTTTGTGTATTCCAACAATATTAGCTGCTGCTCTTATGGTATTTATGAGAGCCTTTGCAGATTTTGGAACTCCTTTATTTATTGGAGAAGGATATAGAACTTTCCCAGTTGAAATTTATAATCAATTTATGAATGAAACTGGTTCTGATAAAAATTTTGCATCAGCAGTAAGTATTATTGCAATTATAATTACATCTTTGATTTTCTTATTGCAAAGATATATAAATGGGAAATATAAATTTACAATGAATGCTCTTCACCCTATTGAAGCAAAAGAAGTGAAAGGTATAAAATCTATTTTAATTCATTTATATTGTTATTTAATAGTCTTTATTTCTTATGCTCCACAACTTTATGTAATTTATACATCTTTCCAAAATACATCTGGAAAACTTTTTACAAAAGGATATTCTTTAAAAAGTTATACAGAAGCATTTAGCAAAGTTGGAAATGCTATTCAAAATACATTTTTTATTGGTGGACTTGCATTAATTTTAATTATTGTTATCTCCATTTTAATTGCATATCTTGTTGTAAGAAGAAATAATTTTATGAACAGGACAATAGATACTTTATCTATGGTACCTTATGTTATTCCTGGTTCAGTTGTGGGAATAGCCTTGGTAAGTGCTTTTAATAAAAAACCTTTTGTTTTAGTTGGAACATTCTTAATAATGGTGATATCCTTAATTATAAGAAGAAATGCCTATACTATAAGATCTTCTGTTGCTATACTTCAACAAATTCCTGTTTCTATTGAAGAGGCAGCAATCAGTTTAGGAGCTTCTAGGATGAAATCATTTTTTAAGATAACAACTCCTATGATGATGAATGGTATTATTTCAGGTGCTCTTTTAAGTTGGATAACAATTATCACAGAACTTTCTTCAAGTATAATTTTATATAATTATAAGACAATTACATTGACATTACAAATATATGTTTATGTATCAAGAGGAAGTTATGGAATAGCTGCTGCTATGTCAGCAATTTTAACTTTGATGACTGTTATTTCACTATTAATATTTATGAGAGTATCTAAAAATAAAAATGTGATGATGTAA
- the galE gene encoding UDP-glucose 4-epimerase GalE, with the protein MQTILVTGGAGYIGSHAVVELLDNNYDVVVIDTLENGFKEFVDKRAKFYQGNVQDFELMSRIFQENKIEAVMHFAGYIRVPESVDNPNKYYFNNTYTTMCLIQSMVKHNVKNIIFSSTAAVYGEIIEDQPIDEKHSTIPINPYGVSKLMSERIILDCAKAYGLNYSIFRYFNVAGAHEKYPIGQKGEGVTSLITLTLQAAKDSNRVLEVFGDDFPTKDGTGIRDYIHVVDLVKAHILSLKLLFKNESNIFNLGNGNGFSVLETVEAARKVTCKKISYKITGRRKGDPACVIASSKKAQKLLGWKTQYTNVEKIIETGWRFVENL; encoded by the coding sequence ATGCAAACTATCCTAGTTACAGGAGGAGCTGGGTATATTGGTTCACACGCTGTTGTAGAATTATTAGATAATAATTATGATGTTGTAGTCATTGATACATTAGAAAATGGATTTAAAGAATTTGTTGATAAAAGAGCAAAATTTTATCAAGGGAATGTGCAAGATTTTGAATTAATGTCAAGAATATTTCAAGAAAATAAGATAGAGGCTGTTATGCATTTTGCTGGTTATATTAGAGTTCCAGAAAGTGTAGATAATCCTAATAAGTATTATTTTAATAATACCTATACAACTATGTGTTTAATACAATCAATGGTAAAACATAATGTAAAAAATATAATTTTTTCTTCAACAGCAGCAGTCTATGGAGAAATTATAGAAGATCAACCTATTGATGAAAAACATTCAACAATTCCTATTAATCCTTATGGTGTAAGCAAATTAATGTCAGAAAGAATTATTTTAGATTGTGCTAAAGCCTATGGATTAAATTATTCCATTTTTAGATATTTTAATGTTGCAGGGGCACATGAAAAATATCCTATTGGTCAAAAAGGAGAGGGAGTAACATCACTTATAACTTTGACTTTACAAGCTGCAAAAGATTCAAATAGAGTTTTAGAAGTTTTTGGTGATGATTTTCCAACAAAAGATGGTACAGGAATTAGAGATTATATTCATGTAGTAGATTTAGTAAAAGCTCATATTTTATCTTTGAAATTACTATTTAAAAATGAAAGTAACATTTTTAATCTTGGTAATGGAAATGGTTTTTCTGTATTGGAAACTGTTGAAGCAGCTAGAAAAGTAACTTGTAAAAAAATTTCATACAAAATAACAGGTAGAAGAAAAGGTGATCCTGCTTGTGTCATTGCTTCTTCAAAAAAAGCACAAAAATTATTGGGATGGAAAACTCAATATACAAATGTAGAAAAAATTATTGAGACAGGTTGGCGTTTTGTAGAAAATCTATAA
- a CDS encoding ABC transporter ATP-binding protein produces MSVNIKIENAQKRYGDNIIIENLSIDIKQGEFFTLLGPSGCGKTTLLRMIAGFNSIEKGNFYFNEKRINDLDPAKRNIGMVFQNYAIFPHLTVEQNVEFGLKNRKVSKEEMKIETEKFLKLMQIDEYRDRMPERLSGGQQQRVALARALVIKPDVLLMDEPLSNLDAKLRVEMRTAIKEIQNSIGITTVYVTHDQEEAMAVSDRIAVMKDGEIQHLGQPKDIYQRPANLFVATFIGKTNVLNGNLNDSILKVAGKYDVTLNNIKDKNIKGNVVISIRPEEFVIDENQTKDGMKAFIDSSVFLGLNTHYFAHLESGEKIEIVQESKIDSIIPKGTEVYLKIKQDKINVFTEDGSKNILDGVNNDIGVAYAK; encoded by the coding sequence ATGAGTGTAAATATAAAAATAGAAAATGCTCAAAAAAGATATGGAGATAATATTATAATTGAAAATTTATCTATTGATATAAAACAAGGGGAATTTTTTACTCTCCTTGGACCTTCTGGATGTGGAAAAACTACTCTCTTAAGAATGATAGCTGGTTTTAATTCCATTGAAAAGGGAAATTTTTATTTTAATGAAAAAAGAATAAATGATTTAGACCCTGCTAAGAGAAATATTGGAATGGTATTTCAAAATTATGCTATTTTTCCACATTTAACCGTTGAGCAAAATGTAGAGTTTGGTTTAAAAAATAGAAAAGTTTCTAAGGAAGAAATGAAAATAGAAACAGAGAAATTTTTAAAACTTATGCAAATTGATGAATATAGGGATAGAATGCCTGAAAGATTGTCAGGAGGGCAACAACAAAGAGTTGCCTTAGCAAGAGCTTTGGTTATAAAACCTGATGTCTTATTGATGGATGAGCCTTTAAGTAACTTAGATGCCAAATTAAGAGTTGAAATGAGAACAGCTATAAAAGAAATTCAAAATAGTATTGGAATTACAACTGTATATGTAACTCACGATCAAGAAGAAGCTATGGCTGTTAGTGATAGAATTGCAGTTATGAAAGATGGTGAAATTCAACATTTAGGGCAACCAAAAGATATTTATCAAAGACCAGCTAATTTATTTGTTGCAACTTTTATAGGTAAAACAAATGTATTAAATGGAAATCTAAATGATTCAATTTTAAAAGTGGCTGGAAAATATGATGTAACCTTAAATAATATAAAAGATAAAAATATTAAAGGAAATGTTGTTATTTCAATAAGACCAGAAGAATTTGTAATTGATGAAAATCAAACAAAAGATGGAATGAAAGCCTTTATAGATAGTAGTGTATTTTTAGGTTTAAACACTCATTATTTTGCTCATTTAGAAAGTGGAGAAAAAATTGAAATAGTTCAAGAATCTAAAATTGATAGTATAATTCCAAAAGGTACAGAAGTTTATTTGAAAATAAAACAAGATAAAATAAATGTTTTCACAGAAGATGGTTCTAAAAATATTTTAGATGGTGTTAATAACGATATAGGTGTTGCTTATGCTAAGTAA
- a CDS encoding ABC transporter substrate-binding protein, with product MKKFVKFLLMSIGIIFMFAACGGDKEKTEAAPETQGSNELVIYSPNADDEVNKIIPAFEEATGIKVILQSMGSGDVLARISAEKENPQADINWGAISMGVLATTPDLWESYTSENEKNVPDAYKNTTGFFTNYKLDGSAALLVNKDVFKKLKLDPDKFTGYKDLLLPELKGKIAMGDPTASSSAIAELTNMLLVMGEKPYDEKAWKFIEKFIAQLDGTILSSSSQIYKATADGEYAVGVTYENPAVTLLQDGATNLKLVYPEEGSVWLPGAAAIVKNAPHMENAKKFVDFLISDEGQKVVAETSTRPVNTSIKNTSEFIKPFDEIKVAYEDIPYCAEHRKEWQERWTNILTK from the coding sequence ATGAAAAAGTTTGTTAAATTTTTATTAATGTCAATTGGTATTATTTTTATGTTCGCTGCTTGTGGAGGAGATAAAGAAAAAACAGAAGCAGCTCCTGAAACTCAAGGTTCAAATGAATTAGTAATATACTCTCCCAATGCTGATGATGAAGTAAATAAAATAATTCCAGCTTTTGAAGAAGCTACTGGAATAAAAGTTATTTTACAATCAATGGGAAGTGGAGATGTTCTTGCAAGAATTTCTGCTGAAAAAGAAAATCCTCAAGCTGATATTAACTGGGGAGCTATAAGTATGGGTGTACTTGCAACAACTCCTGATTTGTGGGAAAGTTATACTTCTGAAAATGAAAAAAATGTTCCTGATGCATATAAAAATACTACTGGTTTCTTTACAAACTACAAATTAGATGGTAGTGCAGCATTACTTGTAAATAAAGATGTATTTAAAAAATTAAAACTAGACCCTGATAAATTTACTGGATATAAAGATTTATTATTACCTGAATTAAAAGGTAAAATTGCTATGGGAGATCCAACAGCAAGTAGTAGTGCAATAGCTGAACTTACAAATATGTTACTCGTTATGGGAGAAAAACCTTATGATGAAAAAGCTTGGAAATTTATTGAAAAATTTATTGCTCAATTAGATGGAACTATCTTATCTTCATCTTCTCAAATCTATAAAGCTACTGCTGATGGAGAATATGCAGTAGGAGTTACTTATGAAAATCCAGCTGTAACATTACTTCAAGATGGAGCTACTAATTTGAAACTTGTTTATCCAGAAGAAGGTTCTGTATGGTTACCAGGAGCTGCTGCAATAGTTAAAAATGCACCTCATATGGAAAATGCTAAAAAGTTTGTTGATTTCTTAATTTCAGATGAAGGGCAAAAAGTTGTTGCTGAAACTTCAACAAGACCAGTAAATACTTCTATTAAAAATACAAGTGAATTTATAAAACCATTTGATGAAATTAAAGTTGCCTATGAAGATATTCCTTACTGTGCAGAACACAGAAAAGAATGGCAAGAAAGATGGACTAATATATTAACAAAATAG
- the purB gene encoding adenylosuccinate lyase has product MNNEIYSNPLCERYSSKEMMYNFSPDKKFSTWRKLWIALAESEKELGLNISQEQIDEMKKNIHNIDYELAAKKEKEFRHDVMAHVHTFGTQAPLAMPIIHLGATSAFVGDNTDLIQIKDGLQIIKAKLINVMNNLSKFALDNKSVATLGFTHFQAAQLTTVGKRATLWLQSLMLDLEELEFREKTLRFRGVKGTTGTQASFKDLFNGDFSKVEELDILVSKKMGFDKRFSVTGQTYDRKVDSEIMNLLANIAQSAHKFTNDLRLLQHLKEVEEPFEKNQIGSSAMAYKRNPMRSERISSLAKFVIALQQSTAMVASTQWFERTLDDSANKRLALPQAFLAVDAILIIWNNIMEGLVVYDKIIEKHIMSELPFMATEYIIMECVKAGGDRQELHERIRVHSMEAGREVKVEGKDNDLIDRIVNDEYFKLDKTKLLSILESKNFIGFAPEQTEKFINTEIKPILEKYKNLLGMNSELKV; this is encoded by the coding sequence ATGAATAATGAAATCTATTCAAACCCATTATGTGAAAGATACAGTTCAAAAGAAATGATGTATAACTTTTCTCCTGATAAAAAATTTTCAACTTGGAGAAAACTTTGGATTGCTCTTGCAGAATCTGAAAAAGAATTAGGACTTAATATATCACAAGAACAAATTGATGAAATGAAAAAAAATATTCATAACATAGACTATGAACTGGCTGCAAAAAAAGAAAAGGAATTTAGACATGATGTTATGGCTCATGTACACACATTTGGTACACAAGCTCCACTAGCTATGCCTATAATACACTTAGGAGCTACAAGTGCTTTTGTTGGTGATAACACAGATTTAATACAAATTAAAGATGGTCTTCAAATTATAAAAGCAAAACTTATAAATGTTATGAACAATCTTTCTAAATTTGCATTGGATAATAAAAGTGTAGCAACTTTAGGATTTACACATTTTCAAGCAGCTCAACTTACAACTGTTGGAAAAAGAGCTACATTATGGTTACAATCTTTAATGTTAGATTTAGAAGAATTAGAATTTAGAGAAAAAACTTTAAGATTTAGAGGAGTTAAAGGAACTACTGGTACACAAGCAAGTTTTAAAGATTTATTCAATGGAGATTTTTCAAAAGTTGAAGAATTAGATATTTTAGTTTCTAAAAAAATGGGCTTTGATAAAAGATTTTCAGTAACAGGTCAAACTTATGATAGAAAAGTTGATTCAGAAATAATGAACTTACTTGCAAATATAGCTCAATCTGCTCATAAGTTTACTAATGATTTAAGATTATTACAACATTTAAAAGAAGTTGAAGAACCTTTTGAAAAAAATCAAATTGGTTCATCTGCTATGGCATATAAAAGAAATCCTATGAGAAGTGAAAGAATTTCATCTCTTGCTAAATTTGTTATAGCATTACAACAAAGTACAGCAATGGTTGCTTCAACTCAATGGTTTGAAAGAACTCTTGATGATTCAGCTAATAAGAGATTGGCTTTACCACAAGCATTTTTAGCTGTAGATGCAATATTAATTATTTGGAATAATATTATGGAAGGTTTGGTAGTATATGATAAAATAATAGAAAAACATATAATGAGTGAACTTCCATTTATGGCAACTGAATATATAATAATGGAATGTGTAAAAGCTGGTGGAGATAGACAAGAATTACACGAAAGAATTAGAGTTCATTCTATGGAAGCTGGTAGGGAAGTAAAGGTTGAAGGAAAAGATAATGATTTAATAGATAGAATAGTTAATGATGAGTATTTTAAATTAGATAAAACTAAATTACTTTCTATTTTAGAGTCTAAAAACTTTATTGGTTTTGCTCCTGAACAAACAGAAAAATTTATCAATACTGAAATAAAACCAATATTAGAAAAATATAAAAATCTTTTAGGAATGAATTCAGAATTAAAGGTATAA
- the recJ gene encoding single-stranded-DNA-specific exonuclease RecJ, giving the protein MKKNIKWVLENKTNYEKIFEDKREKKLDFIIEDLIENRNLSLDTNFAFNPFDLKDMDIATKRIFEAIKNNQKIYIYGDYDVDGITSVSLLYLALSELGANVDYYIPLRDEGYGLNKEAIQSLKNENTDLVISVDCGINSIEEINFANELNLDFIITDHHEITGDIPKALAVVNPKREENTYSFKYLAGVGTAFMLVYALYTKMNKLNDLEKYLDIVAIGTVADIVPLISDNRKFVKRGLETLKNTRWIGIKQLLRKIFPDNWDTKEYFSYDVGYIIAPIFNAAGRLEDAKQAVTLFIEEDAFKCLSIIDKLLENNIERKNIQKKILEMSISEIEKKQLYNKNLILVANKSFHHGVIGIVASKILDKYYKPTIIMEIKENEGVATASCRSIDGINIVECLNSVSDILVKYGGHSGAAGFTIKIENIKEFYERIDKYIEENFDKDLFIKKLKIEKILAPYKVNYEFLKELEILEPYGAKNHTPIFAFRNCEYENLRFTKNSTEHLMLDIKKDGYYFKNCIFFSGGDYYDIISSSKSIDIAFKLKLETFKDRYMFKLQLEDIKNSNDNIDFQDDYLELNGRDISFPIETVIYPKRSDIEEPLNLIFNDYGIAITKGRTIVENIDSNLAKILTILKNKFNYEFSIKIKKKYLKSENMNLHLEIDVIKDSGLKSFPLKDALIFKEIKNLLIGNFEYNSIQKKVLASIFKEKKKTLAIMDRKRGATTIVDTIKYYCKYRNLRLSINNEKEKADFYIFENFDETEKINSLSTENIIVISNKNIEINNFNKILDNYSTPKNIEYIDYNEIYKIEKFDNLYYPFLTNEEKVNILELIKKNRAVFSTREIIVHF; this is encoded by the coding sequence ATGAAAAAAAATATAAAATGGGTTTTAGAAAATAAAACTAATTATGAAAAAATTTTTGAAGATAAAAGAGAAAAAAAATTAGATTTTATTATTGAAGATTTAATTGAAAATAGAAATCTATCTCTTGATACAAATTTTGCTTTTAATCCTTTTGATTTAAAAGATATGGATATTGCTACTAAAAGAATTTTTGAAGCTATAAAAAATAATCAAAAAATCTATATCTATGGAGATTATGATGTTGATGGGATAACTTCTGTTTCTCTTTTATATTTGGCTCTTTCTGAACTGGGTGCAAATGTAGATTATTATATACCTTTAAGAGATGAAGGTTATGGTCTAAATAAAGAAGCAATACAAAGTTTAAAAAATGAGAATACAGACTTAGTTATTAGTGTGGATTGTGGGATTAATTCAATAGAAGAAATTAATTTTGCCAATGAATTAAATTTAGATTTTATAATAACAGATCATCATGAAATAACTGGTGATATTCCAAAAGCTCTTGCAGTCGTAAATCCTAAAAGAGAAGAAAACACATATTCTTTTAAATATCTAGCAGGTGTAGGAACTGCTTTTATGTTAGTCTATGCACTATATACTAAAATGAATAAATTAAATGATTTAGAAAAATATTTAGATATTGTTGCAATAGGTACAGTAGCAGATATTGTTCCTTTAATATCTGATAATAGAAAGTTTGTAAAAAGAGGTTTAGAAACACTTAAAAATACTAGATGGATAGGCATTAAACAATTACTTAGAAAAATATTTCCTGATAATTGGGATACAAAAGAGTATTTTTCCTATGATGTGGGTTATATTATTGCACCAATTTTTAATGCTGCTGGTCGTTTAGAAGATGCAAAACAAGCAGTAACTTTATTTATTGAGGAAGATGCTTTTAAATGTCTTTCAATTATAGATAAACTTTTAGAAAATAATATTGAAAGAAAAAATATTCAAAAAAAGATTTTGGAAATGTCTATTAGTGAAATAGAAAAAAAACAATTGTATAATAAAAATTTAATTTTGGTTGCAAATAAGTCATTTCATCATGGTGTCATTGGGATAGTTGCTTCAAAGATTTTAGATAAATATTATAAGCCAACTATAATTATGGAAATTAAAGAAAATGAAGGTGTTGCTACTGCTTCTTGTAGAAGTATTGATGGCATAAATATAGTTGAATGTTTAAATTCTGTTTCTGATATTTTAGTTAAATATGGAGGACATTCAGGTGCAGCAGGATTTACAATAAAAATTGAAAATATAAAAGAATTTTATGAGAGAATAGATAAATATATTGAAGAAAATTTTGATAAAGATTTATTTATAAAAAAATTAAAAATAGAAAAAATATTAGCACCTTATAAAGTGAATTATGAATTTTTAAAAGAGTTAGAAATATTAGAGCCTTACGGAGCTAAAAATCATACTCCTATTTTTGCTTTTAGAAATTGTGAGTATGAAAATTTAAGATTTACCAAAAATAGTACTGAACATTTGATGTTAGACATAAAAAAAGATGGCTATTATTTTAAAAACTGTATATTTTTTAGTGGTGGAGATTATTATGATATTATTTCAAGTTCAAAAAGTATTGATATTGCTTTTAAATTAAAACTAGAAACTTTTAAAGATAGGTATATGTTTAAATTACAACTTGAAGATATTAAAAATTCTAATGATAATATTGATTTTCAAGATGATTATTTAGAATTAAATGGAAGAGATATTTCTTTTCCAATAGAAACAGTTATATATCCTAAAAGATCTGATATAGAAGAACCTTTAAATTTAATTTTCAATGATTATGGAATAGCTATAACTAAGGGTAGAACCATTGTTGAAAATATAGATAGTAATTTAGCAAAAATTTTAACTATTTTAAAAAACAAATTTAATTATGAATTTTCTATAAAAATAAAAAAGAAATATTTAAAAAGTGAAAATATGAATTTACATTTAGAAATTGATGTAATAAAAGACAGTGGGCTAAAATCGTTTCCTTTAAAAGATGCTTTAATATTTAAGGAGATCAAAAATCTTTTAATTGGTAATTTTGAATATAATTCTATACAAAAAAAAGTACTTGCTTCAATTTTCAAAGAGAAGAAAAAAACTTTGGCTATTATGGATAGAAAAAGAGGGGCAACAACAATAGTTGACACCATTAAATATTATTGTAAGTATAGAAATTTAAGACTCTCTATAAACAATGAAAAAGAAAAAGCAGATTTTTACATTTTTGAAAACTTTGATGAAACAGAAAAAATTAATTCTTTATCAACAGAAAATATTATTGTAATTTCAAATAAAAATATTGAAATTAATAACTTTAATAAGATTTTAGATAATTACTCTACACCTAAAAATATTGAATATATTGATTACAATGAAATATATAAAATTGAAAAGTTTGATAACTTATATTATCCATTTTTAACTAATGAAGAAAAAGTAAATATTTTAGAATTAATAAAGAAAAATAGGGCTGTATTTTCAACAAGAGAAATAATTGTACATTTTTAG
- the rimI gene encoding ribosomal protein S18-alanine N-acetyltransferase — protein MIKKLTSNNIDYIEQIFNLEKEIFKSSAFSKSYLNTLIKGDNSFIYVYLIDDKVCGYLMILDSIDVYEILAIAAVEEYRNKGIAQELLDKIKTKDIFLEVRESNKVAINFYKKNNFKEISIRKNYYSEPTENAIIMKLEVNVNNE, from the coding sequence ATGATAAAAAAATTGACAAGTAATAATATAGACTATATAGAACAAATTTTTAATTTAGAAAAAGAAATTTTTAAAAGTTCTGCTTTTAGTAAAAGTTATTTGAATACTTTAATAAAAGGAGATAATTCTTTTATCTATGTTTATTTAATAGATGATAAAGTTTGTGGATATTTAATGATTCTTGATAGTATAGATGTCTATGAAATTCTTGCAATAGCAGCTGTTGAAGAATATAGAAATAAAGGTATAGCACAAGAACTTTTAGATAAAATAAAAACAAAAGACATTTTTTTAGAAGTGAGAGAAAGTAATAAAGTAGCCATAAATTTTTACAAAAAAAATAATTTTAAAGAAATATCAATCAGAAAAAATTATTATTCAGAGCCAACTGAAAATGCTATTATAATGAAATTGGAGGTAAATGTAAATAATGAATAA
- the lepB gene encoding signal peptidase I, protein MSTKFWNCAVIFLIIVTLLIILKFFATKTIFYGVFYFFLTLFFIYIFTKEKDLAKKSDAHREKFANKITEKYNMTSEKKIKYLKKTLYYVETIGTALVLVVIIQRFYIGNFKIPTGSMIPTIEIGDRVFADMVSYKFTTPKRNSIIVFEEPMRDEDLYTKRAMGLPGERIKIEDDILYINGEKTNFRRYSDDGIGSQEWKIPQKGDKLQIIPAGNYREALEDAGINVDSIVKEAFYKESFEVFKNIYYNLKHKIFDKLNIKYDITEYINHRDDYRKQGAFSIVGMIMPNLKFVVNGEETGPILDFITDKGIRNKLLNGETVEVILDDNYYLALGDNTDNSKDSRYIGFIKESRIRGRALVRFWPLNRIGLVK, encoded by the coding sequence ATGTCAACAAAGTTTTGGAATTGTGCTGTTATTTTTTTGATTATAGTTACACTATTGATAATCTTAAAGTTTTTTGCAACAAAAACTATATTTTATGGAGTATTTTATTTTTTTCTAACACTTTTCTTTATTTATATATTTACAAAAGAAAAAGACTTAGCTAAAAAATCTGATGCTCATAGAGAAAAGTTTGCTAATAAGATAACAGAAAAATATAATATGACAAGTGAAAAGAAAATTAAATATTTAAAGAAAACTCTTTATTATGTTGAAACAATAGGTACAGCTCTTGTGTTGGTTGTGATTATTCAAAGATTTTATATAGGAAATTTTAAAATTCCAACAGGCTCAATGATACCTACAATAGAGATAGGAGATAGAGTTTTTGCTGATATGGTTTCATATAAATTTACAACACCAAAAAGAAATAGTATCATAGTTTTTGAAGAACCAATGCGAGATGAAGACTTATATACTAAAAGAGCTATGGGTTTACCAGGAGAAAGAATAAAAATAGAGGATGATATTCTATATATAAATGGAGAAAAAACAAATTTTAGAAGATATAGTGATGATGGAATAGGAAGTCAAGAATGGAAAATTCCTCAAAAAGGAGATAAACTACAAATTATTCCTGCTGGAAATTATAGAGAAGCTCTTGAAGATGCTGGAATAAATGTTGATAGTATTGTAAAAGAGGCTTTTTATAAGGAATCATTTGAGGTTTTTAAAAATATTTATTACAATTTAAAACATAAAATTTTTGACAAATTAAATATAAAATATGATATTACAGAATATATTAATCATAGAGATGATTATAGAAAACAAGGAGCCTTTTCTATTGTAGGAATGATTATGCCTAATTTAAAGTTTGTTGTAAATGGAGAAGAAACAGGACCTATTTTAGATTTTATAACTGATAAAGGTATCAGAAATAAACTTTTAAATGGAGAAACAGTAGAAGTTATTTTAGATGACAACTATTATTTAGCATTAGGGGATAATACAGACAATAGTAAAGATTCCAGATACATAGGGTTTATCAAAGAGAGTAGAATAAGAGGAAGAGCCTTAGTTAGATTCTGGCCTTTAAACAGAATAGGATTGGTGAAATAA